TAAACCTTAATAAaatgctgcattgcatcttgtaggTGCATACATTGCCATCATGTGTCAATGTTAGACCAAATTAGCATTTAAAGTGCACTGGCTGCCATTCAAGTGGCTTGATTTGTGCTGAATGTGTTCAACTTCATAAATGTTCTGAATCTGCATTCATCTGGCAAGTGCAGCGTATTCTATAATTTTCAGATTTGTTTGTAGGTGGCGCAAAGGCTTTAGGGAATCTGGAGTCAGGTCACACTAATTGTCGAATATCCAATCTCCTGCAGGCAGTTTTTGTGATTGGTCCAAATTAGGTTTCTGGTCAGTGATAAACTTTGAGTTCTTTTGAGATTTTTAAGAGCAAATAGCTGTCCTCCATTATTGAAGATGATCAGTTAATCCTTCTCACCTCACTTCCGATCCAAGTATTGTCTCCAAAGGGAGAAAATAAAGTGTTTACTGAAATAACATTCCATGTAGGCTCATACAAAATTGTGTTCTGATTCCTATTTCAGGTACGGGGTGTTGGAACAGGAGGCATTGTTTCTACTGCCTTTTGTCTGCTCTACAAGCTATTTACCCTAAAGTTAACTCGTAAACAAGTGATGGGTCTaataacacacactgactctccgtaCATCCGAGGTTTGGGATTCATGTATATTCGGTATGTCTGTTTTTTGTTATGAGTAATTGCTAAAAAATAGATGACGTAAAATAATGTGTATCTAAGTAGGGTTTATGTCGATTATGCAAAATTAATTTTAACCAATCTAAAGCATCAGAGGCATATGAGGCAGGCAGGTAATGGTAGAAGGGACCGTTGAACAGCGAATCAAGCCTCAATGCTAATGCTCCCTGCAAGCAACTCACGAAGCATTGATGCAATGCATCTTATACTTAAGAATTTTAAAGAGATTTGTCTTGAACCATCAGTCAGTGTACTTCTGAATGTATTACAGTGATAGTTGGCTGCTGTACTTTAAACAACATTAGTGTTCTAGGCAATTTTCCGTTTAAAATGCTTGAAACGGAGGAATGATTTACTGTTGAGGGTGTGCACCAGAAAATGGGATCCACATGTTAAGATGTTAGAGTCTGAAAGATAAGTTTGTTAGTCAGGACCTTCATTTGGTATGTATATGCTTTAGTTCAGTATGCATGATTGTAATGTCAAAAGAAATGTGAAGCTCTTAAGGGTGCTTTATTTTGGAAATGCGTAACTAAAGCATGAGCCCCTGTAAATACACTTGCTGCCTTACTTGGGTAAAAGTAGATATTCTGAATTTGCCATGTCCTGCATATGTGATTTGCCAATTCTCCTTCAGTCTGGCATTTGACATAGCATGGCTCCGGAGTCTATAAGTTGGGGAGCTATGTCAAGTGGCCAATATGGCTACGATCTGCAGAAATCAAATTGTAATGTATCAGACTTAACATGCCCATCAGTGATAATTTGTTCTGTCTGTGTATTTGTAATTTTTTGAATATCTCTTATTTTGAAGGTACACACAGCCCCCAGCTGATTTGTGGGATTGGTATGAACCTTTTTTAGATGATGAAGAGGTATGTTGGCAAGGATTGTGTTTTTCATTGTCTGGGCTTACGGACAAAAAGTTGGACTTTAGATTTATCTTTTTTCAAATGAATCTATCTCCTATATATTGAAACATTGTAATTTGTAGGTGTAAATGTTTGTATTCATCTGTGAGGAGTAATATTTTCCGTAAGTTTTGTGTTCATTTGTCTGCTCTACAAGCTATTTACCCTAAAGTTAACTTGTAAACAAGTGATGGGTCTAATAACACACCCTGACTCTCCGTACATCCGAGGTTTGGGAATCATGTATATTCGGTATGTCTGTTTTTTGTTATGAGCAATTGCTAAAAAAATAGATAACGTAAAATAACGTGTATCTAAGGAGGGTTTATGTTGATTTTTGTGTTCATAATTCTGTTTTatttgttttgtcctggatgctgtGACTTAATAAATTGACTGATCCCATTAAGAATCAAATGTCATATAATTAGGGGACCCTCCAAGCCACTGAACCACTGTTCTGGAATCCTGTAGACTTGAATTCATGGGAATGTAGAGCTGACTCCAATTAATGCTTGTAAGAGACTCCTCTGCTAAGTCCAGTTTGATTTATTGCAGAATGGGAACTTGAggttatagagacatagagatgtacggcatggaaacagacccttcagtccaagctgaccagatatcccaacccgatctagttccacctgccagcacccggcccatatccctccaaacccatcctattcatatacccatccaaatgcttcgtaagtgttgtaattgtaccagcctccaccacttcctctggcagccatacacataccaccctctacgtgaaagaATTGCCCCattgttctcttttatatctttccccgcttccccctaaacctatgccctctagttctggatttcctgaccccagggaaaagactctgccTATTTAcactaaccatgcccctcataattttgtaaacctctataaggtcacccctcagcctccgctccagaaaaaacagccccagcctgttcagcttctccctatagctcaaatcctccaaccctggtaacatccttgtaaatcttttctgaaccctttcaagtttcacaacatttttccaattggcaggagaccagaattgaacgagGTCTCCTTAGTCCCAGAGGACCACAGAACTGCTCTCTCTCGTTAGAGattgatttaacctgagggtggtCATACCTCAGGTGAGGTGAGAGGTTTCGAAGGAGGGTCCTTTGTGGTAACCTCAGCTTGTAcatgaattgaacccatgctgttggcatcactctgcatttcaAACCAGGCAAAAAGTCGTGCAGCCAGTTGAGACAACAAACCACTTAGGTTCTTGATAGAACATTTCAGTTCTCTGTTTAGAAAGTGAAGAGAGATCTTGGGTACTGTTGTTATAACAACATCCTGCGCTATAAAATGCTATGGCTACCTGAATATAGTTGCCTCCAAAATGTGTTGCTTTTTAGATAGAGAGATACTGAACATACAAAAAGGGACAGACAGTTGTCCCGGCACAGTGTAACGTGCACACTATACTGGGTGGAAAGAGTTAGCAGTGACAATTTTTCATAACTGTTGCCCAATTCAGGGAGAAACTGGAAAATTCTTCATCTCAAACTAGTTGCAAGCCATCACGATAAATAGCAAAACAGCCACAATTTTTATGTTGAGATATTAAGTGTTCTTAGGGTCTCAACTGCTTTGAATATGTATAGAAAATCAACATTCACTGCAGATGCTAGCAACTTAGTCACAGTTTGACAGTGAAAACTACTTCCTCACAACTAACCTGGACTCAGCAGTCGCATTTTCACCATTGATTCGAAAATGTGTTAGTTCAGACTCTGCTACAGGACTTGAGCACTTAGTCAAAGCTGACAGTGAAATGTAATACTAAAGGGCTGCTACCTTTGGAGGTCCTGCCTTTAGAATTAAGCATCAAATCAGAACTGTCCATCTCTTGCAGATGTTCCTGTAAGATGATGATCCGGGATGTTTTTCCCAGTACTCTGGCCAAAGTCATTAAAACTGATTTTCAGCTCTTGTATCTCATCGCTGTCGCCGAGGCTCTGCATTGTGCAACTTAGCTCCCCCACAATTTCCCTACTTTACAATAGTGACTATACTTCCTAAAGTGTCTCATTAGTTAGAAAGCACATTGGGATGTCCTGAGATTGTGAAAGACGCTTTCTTTAATCTGTTGAAGTTTTATTTTTGATAAGCTGGTTGTATGCTTTTGTATCTTAAATTTAATATCCGCTAATCCTTCCTGATTTACCTACTTTAGGGAGTTAATCCTTCTTTTAACATCATTGATCGTGTCTcaaactgtgcttttccactttAAACATCATCAGCTCCACGTGTCTGTCTTAGCTAATTTAATGGCTGTGGGTTTGTCAGTTCGAAAGCCTTCCCTCTAAGTTGTTCCAAGGTTTCAATACCACTATTGTGTCAGGATAAAAACCTGACAGTATGCTGGATATAATCTGGCTCAGACCTTCTGCATGTAGAGCATAGGAAAGCATGAACATGTTGCAGTCTTCAAAGTTAGCAGACATCAGGAATAGGCACACTACCCACAGTATCATGATTCTCCTGTGATCTAAGACATGTAACACTATACACACCATTGTATCACTTGCAGTTTTTTCATGGTTTCTCAATGCAGTCAGAATTGCAGAGCTGTGAATGTTCTTCTGTGTGTCAAAACTTCATTAAACACTGTATGGTTTGCAGTCTGGCCACCATATAAAAGGATTTAGGGGCACTACAGGGAAGACTTACTAGGATGTCAGAAATATTTGGGTGCACCCATCAGGAAAAAATTGGGGGTATCTGTTGTCTCTTTTGAAGAATAAATAGTGACCCATTAGTAGCCATTAAAACTCTGAAAGGTTTTGATAGAATGCATCTGAGGGCAAGGGGTTTAGATGGTTGCATTGATGGATTTAGATAagtaaaaatgaaattaaaaagttgGCCTAGACTGCGTAGGTCAAAATGTTTGCTTCTGTGCTACTTATCCAGTATAATCCAATTATGGATTTATTCAGTTTCTTACTAAGTTACAAAAGATGGTGAAAAGAAATGCGTGTCATTCAGATCTTTGCACACTCTGCCTTGCAATATCTGCTACTATTAAATTCTTAACTTTCTGCTTAAATTCTGAAAATAAACCAGGTTCACAGTTGGATCTGGCGACTGCACATACTGTTTAAAGTTTTACTAGGTAAACCTTTGACAGAATAAGTCTCAAGCTTGGTGAATTTAAATTGTTTATACTTCATGGACAATTGTTTTTTATGCTAAAGTACAAACTCTGATTTTTACTATCTTCATATTTTATTTAAGCACATATATTAATTGGATGAAAACAGTGCTGATAAAAAAAGTaaacctggcagcatctgcacaGAGCGCGAAACATAATATTTCAAgttgaaaataattttttttagaaCTGCAGTCATATTTGATTCATTAAGGTAGCTTCTCTTCCACAAATGCTGAGTTTTCCATCACTATAGCTTTATTTTCacatttctagcatccacagcaTTTTGCTGTTAATTTGTTAGCTTTATAGATTACAGAAAATTGAGTCCAGATTACCATTATATCAACAAGTAGTGGTAATTCTGATTTCATGAAGTGTGTCTGCATATGATATTACTCAtacctgcatttttttttaaaggaagattttacaattttgTTTTAACTCCTGGAAAAAGAACAGTACAGTATTACACTATAGAATTTTGGGCAGTGATTACCAGAGGTTATTGGTACCTATATGCAACAATTCATTCCCATCCCTATTAATTGCATAACTTGTAACCTATATCATGAGGCAAAAAAACTATCCTAGACGTTATTACGAACATTAACGAGAATATCTTGTTCTGGTGTAGTCTCTGTCTTTTTCCATGAAATGTCAGCAAAAAAGTCTATCTTtctttgaattgatttaattCCAGTTTATATTTTGTGTGTAGCAAATAGTTTACTCTGAATATCTTAAATATTTCCTATGTTTAAACTATTTGCTGGTGTTAGCTGTTCTTTGCTTCTACTTAAAGCTATGCATTTAAAGTCTTGATTGGTTCCTTTTGTAATAATTTTAGTTATAGGTGTATTAGGAAACTTATAAGATACATGCACAAAAGCATCCAGACTAAATCCAGTTAATTTGTGGTTGGGAAAAGGAAAGAAAGGTGATACAGCAGAGACTTTAATAGTTATGTAATTATTCCATCCATGTCACGGACGActtaaagtcagaagtcacacaacaccaggccaacagtcacctgacgaaggagcagtgctccaaaagcttatgatttcagataaacctgttagactataacatgGTGCCATGTGACTTATGACCTTGTCCGCCCtagtccaataccagcatctccacaaCATAGACattttaaactgtatttattcataCCAACAAAAATAACTATTGCATTTAAAAGAACATTAGTTTCTGTTGAATGCGTTTAAGAAGTACTTTTTATTCTCCCTCCATTTTACCTATCTGCAGTGCCTTGGTAGTACTGGACGCGCTCTAAGTAGTGTACTGAAATGCACTGTTAAGACATGAAGCTACCATTCTGCCTGTGATTACATCTGCCACCATCGGAAATTAAAATTTGAGCCTGAGTTGAATGAAGCTCTGAGACTGCTAGCAAATAAGCTAATTGCCCTGTTTTCTTCTTTAGATCTTCATTGGGCAGCAGGTGAATTTGGAAATGTAGCTGAGCAACACTATTGAttaatgtgtgtgagtgcaagcGCTTATTTTATGTTTAGACTGTCTTTTTTGTTTTGCTAGCCTAATAAAATCTGATTTTCCTGTGTGCTTGCACTGTAGGTGGAAACTGACAATAGCTGACTAACATGTCCTGAGCTGTGAGAGGGCATGGCAAGGAGGCAATCATGCGGTAATGACCCTTTTCCAAAGATGATGGTCATTGTGGACGATACAGTTTCAAAATATATTATATTGAATGTTAATTGATAATACCTCACTGCTTCATGGCAGTTGGTTTGCTATTGCTTCAAAAAGTTGTTTTAATGTTAAGTTCAGTGAGTATCACAACATACAAGATGAAAATTGAACAGCGTGCCCTAGTTTTCAAATTTAGCTGTTATCCTTGTATCTTCGTAAATGCTAATTAAATTTGCATTGCTGGTACACTAAGTAATTTCTGTAAAATCCTACCAAGATTGGTTGTGGGAGGTTTTTCCAAGCAGGATTATTAAAATTCAGCTTTAGATCAAATATTATGGGGTTGCTTTGTCAGTCCTAGAAAGGATTGTACCTAACATTTTACATATACATGCAAAACAGTTTGCATAAAATGTTAGTGGATTACAAAGTTTCAATAGGAACAGTCTAATTTTTTAACCATTTTATTACAGGCCTCAACATTAATTTTGGGATAGGCTTGAAAGTTTTGCAGGTAGAACTGCATGTGAAAATGAGTAGTTTACATCAAAGGTAGTACATTCTTTTTAATCAAAAAGCTGGGGTTCTGCAATTGTTTCACATGCTAACTCAAATGTTAAAGGTGAAAAATCTGTTTTACCAATAGTATGATAATTGTTATGTTTTTCAGGAGCTAGATGTAAAGGCTGGTGGAGGATGCGTCATGACAATAGGAGAGATGATTCGTTCCTTCCTTACTAAACTAGAATGGTTCTCTACCTTATTTCCAAGAATTCCAGTTCCTGTTCAAAAGAATTTGGACCAGTATCTTAAAACTCGACCAAGGAAGATTGCCAAAAAAGATGGGAAGGATAGCATGGAAGAGCCAGAGCGCCTTTCAGAGCGTAGACATTCAAGGTAATGCATTTGAAATTATTTAAATGCCACAGCTTAGGTTAAATATGCTACTTCTTAAAACATATAGAATTTTATGGCAATTTTATTTTACTCTTTCAGGTCACCAAGAAGATCTCTTACTCCTCGTAAATCTCCTAGACGATCTAGAAGCAGAAGCCGTCATAGAGAAGGCCATGGCTCTTTTGGTTTTGATaaggaattagagagagagagagaacgacagaAAAGGGAACGAGAACAGATAAAAGACAGAGAGCGAAGTGAGAAGGATAGACATAAATCTAGAAGCACCGACCGAGGTTTAGACCGTAGGCGGAGCAGAAGCAGAGACCACCACAGAAGTCGCAGTAGAGATAAAAGAAGTACTaaaaaagatagagagagggagaaggaaaatGAAAGAAGTAGAAGGCGAGACAAAGATTATGAAAAGGACAAAGAAAGAGTGAGTGATCGAGACAGGGACAGAAATGTTGAGAAAGATTCTGAGAGATCAAGAGACCGGGATAAAAGAAGTCAATCAAAGACTGAAGACAGAAAACGtaaggaagaaaaaagagaaaaagatgaaaaaagacaCAAGGATGATAAAAAGGATTCAAAAAAAGATAAAAGGCATAGTAGAAGCAGGAGCAGAGAGAAAAGACACAGAAGCAATAGTCCTGGTAGGGGTCATGTCAGCAAACGTAGTAGAAGCAAAAGCAAAGAGAAATCTAAACATCGAAATGAACATAAAGAAAAATCAAATAAAAGAAGCATTAGCAGAGAAAGGACTGATGAGAATAATGGTGAACGGATAAAGAAACAGCGTAGTCATAGCAAAGAGAAAGCTCACAAACGCAGTCAAAGTAAAGAACGATCTCACAAGCAAGGTCACAGTGATGGTAAGGACCATTCAAGCAAACTAAGCCGCCGAAGTCTCagtacagaaagagagaacaaaaGCAATGCAGAAGGACTATTGCAAGGCAATACCACTGACAATGACTGAAATATTACTTAAATCTCTAATTGTACAGTGAATAAATTGTTTTGCTtttgaacattttttaaaaattgaattatgCTATGGCTAGGATAAACACGTCTTCAAATTCCAGTAGCCTGCAGATGATATTTCCTGTTTGTAGGAAGTGCCTTTGGTATCCAACTGTTCAACTTACCACTGTAATTCAAGACCAACTTTATTCTGTACAATGTAGTTGATAcagatttgtttttgtttgaaatAATGTTTTTGCAAGTATACTATGTACATATGTTCTGAGAGTTTTAATCATTGGCACAATTGCCATGTTGGTTCATTTTGTATGATGGGCAATAAACTGCCAGTACTTAAAACAGTTGTGTTAATACACTTATAGCATTTATGCCTGACATACTTGCCCTTGAGTAGATATCTTTAAGTTCAGCAGGATTGTATTGGTTTTTTTTAATTTATTTGATGAGACCATGCAAATCTTTGAGTTTTAGAAAAGAAGTGGATGGTGGCATTTTATTTGGGAGATACTGCATTGACACAATTGGTATTTGTCTCCATGGCATTCGTGCAAATATTCTACATAGAAATagctaactttaaaaaaaaacaacagtaTTAAAATGTATCACATTGTGTGAATAAGGAAGTTAGACTTGGCTTCTTAATATTATGCAGTAAATATCTTGCAAGGCTTTCTTTTGGCCTTGCATTTTCATTTTGTAGCTTGACTAATTTAATGGTATGTTCATTCTTTTAAAATATCAGAACATTAAGTGCTATAACGTGACATTCAGCATGGATCTATTTAATTTAAGTTTTAATGGACTAAATATAATTTCAAGCTTAAATACACTTTTATAAAACCATTGTAATTTGGTTATAGGAGAAATGCAAGTTGATGCATTTTGTGGTTTTTTTTGAGATGGTAGCGAGAGTGTTTTAATGGGTTGAACAGATTTGTTCATGGTCCAGGGATGTTTTAGGGTCTCAGAAGGCCTATCTATTTATTGTGATTTGCTGAAAACTTTTAATATAACATTGGAGAAAGGTTATCTTGATCCAGTAAAGAAATTCTGATTTTGGAGCTGACTTTTTGAAAGCTGATATTTACATTGACCCTCTGTACCTATTATCAATCAGTGGCAGTAGAATGAAATAAAGTGTAAGATTTCAAATTATTCCTCCTCATAAGAGGTATCTCGCAAATGGTTAAAAAGCTGGTTTATACCTGCTCTTAAGTGTTTTAGTGGCAATGCATCTATACCTAACCACTTTGGGGACTCTTATATAAATGAATAATTCTCAAGTACAAAAATAATAAATGATCCACATAATACTAATTCCCTAACTTTGTACAGAGATGTTTTCCCCAGTTACTGAAGGGAAATATTGGTCAGGTAACATCAAGATGAGAATGCTTATTAGCCATGAGTGAATGACAGACAAATATTACATGATTTTGGTGTATAATGTACAGTTTATTAAGGACATTTCAGAAAATGTGGAGGTCTTAATTCTTTAAAGGTGAAATCTATTATCAAAACATTAGGATTTGTGACTGTGGTAAGGGGTTATAGATTTGGACATTTGGGGAAACCTTTTAAAGTATTTAAGATTAGCAAAACTGctaagcactgttgatgaccaaTTCTGCTTGAGAacttagtttcttcagcactgGAGCCTGAAACCAAGTGTTGGGTGTTCTGTATGTGATCTATAAAGATAgctgtaatttttttttcctgaGTGAGAGGACAAACACATGGGAAAGCTACGGTTTGTTGAAATCTTGGGGCTACATTTTTGCCTCAGATGCTTCAAATGATATTTGGGTAGGCATTACACAACTGATTGGCACGTCAGCCATTGCTTTTATTTAACGAGTTCATTCATAACCATGCCATTCATTTACCTGCTTCACAGGTAATTTTTTCAGCCTCAATTTTATATTTTTCAGATCCAGCACACACTATATTGGAGGAATGGTTCTGCTAAATGTAATTATTTTACTTGCTGTATTCACTGTAGTATGCCTTTATTTGAAAAAACATGCAAAAGTTGCGCATGCAGTTCAAAGTTTCTTCCACTGTTCTCAACAACCAAGTGTTCGTGGCATGAAAATTACACTGCATTTTAAGAACATTAACATTAAGGAATAAATGCTCAGTACCTTTTGTGAGATTTAGTAGAGCAGCAAAAATGTACAGGCTCATTGATGTATTTAGAGGGTTCTAATAGGGTGACTCATACATATAGGAAGTGGCTTTTGTCAAAATTAACTGGAAGTAAAATTGAAATGATGATTTAATATAATCCAAAACCGACCCTTTGTAGCAATAGTAACTTTTTTTACTTGACCAAATATATTGTTTAAACACCCCAGAGAAATGCCATGGAGCTTGTATATAGGTGCTTCTGCAAATGTAGAATTGGAAAACAGCCAGTCATGTCCCAGCCCCCACAATTTTCTAAATCCCTTAAGCTTTATAACTAATTCCATTTGACTGATATTCAGGTTTTCTCTCAATGTAGtgcagagttttttttttatatatagacTACTTTTGAAACTTGTAATTATTTAAGCCACCCCTGGATTTTAATAAGGTTTTTATTGCTTAAATGAACAAATTCAGCTTTGCTAATTGCAGGACCACCTTTCTGGAGGATAAGTTCCACCACTCCTTCAAATTCACAAGTGTTTCAGGTCACGTATGCAGTACTCAGAATTATTGCGCCAAGATAAGAAAGGGCAAGTATTTATTTTTGCGGATGGAAAAAATACTCCAGTCCAATTGTTGTATGCCTGCTTTTGTGGCAAGTGTCAACTCCTACCATGTGCTTGATCTGAAACTTGGTGTagatcatggtcatcattagcttGGACGCAGTTAAATTGAAATTTATCTATATATTGTCAGTTTCTTGGGCACAATGAATACCAAATTCTATGTATGAATATTTGCATCTGATCTGTACTGGTGTAATATGTTCTGGTCCTCATTGTGGACGAGTAGCTGGTTGAAATTGGTATTCCATCAGGAGTTATTTGTAGAACACatactttccttacctgtattggctttGACGCGATTCCAGCCACAGTCGTTTAAATGGCATTGCTATTGCTGCATTTTCTTATAACGCGAGATCTTGCAAGAATGGAACTACTCTGTTATGTTGAAACCGAGTGTGTCACAACCAACAAGGACCCTAGTGCATCACTTCAGATCCCCACAATCCAGACTTCCCTTGTTGATCAACTGCTTCCTAGCCACTCATTTGTTTTCATGGCTTCAATTTAATTACATAACCGTTTTATATATGTTATGCAATTAAATATATGAGCGAACTTACAAATTATCCACAATACAGCTATGACTGCACTTCAGAAAGTACTTAATTGGATATAACACCATGTGACATACCAAGTTGCAAAATTGTTTCAGAGCTAATTCTTGCTTACCTTCTGTTGTTTGCTGTTGATCAAAGCTGAAGGTGCAAATTGAGTGGCAATGAATGAGATGTTGGCATGAGACTAAGGCAGTGGCCCCTGAGATGATTATGGAGTTTGCTGCCTTGAGACTATTCTTCAAGTGCAGTAAGAACTCAATCCTGAATGCCTTATGGAAGCAATGTCACACGGAGTCAAGTTCCCCACGGGTCACAGATGCTTTTACTGACTGCATCTTGGTGCTGTTCCACTCCCCAGGTTACTCCCAGTTTTGCAAGGAATGCAGAATACTTTGTTCATCTCACTTTGTTAACTTGAACTTTTTTTGGATCCCAAGTGCTATTCTCCAAAACTAATCCTCACCCTAAATTGTAATCCCCAGGCTCTGCGACAACTATTCAACAGTCCCCAAGCTGTATTTTGTATTTTTACTTGTGGTTGGACCTAAACTGTCAAGTTCAAATCTCGCTTAATGGTAAAATGTGTTACATCAAGTTCCTTAAGCGTAAGCAGGTTAATGAATGCATTTGTCATAATTTTTCCTGTTCAGAAAGATTATTAGGCTAGAGAGACTGAGTAGCTGTAATTTATTTTGGATTTATGAAGGATGCAATTTCGAATTTAACACTTTATGATCATTTTCACTTTGTATAAATAAGCATCCTATTCTCGGTATTGACAAAAAGCCAGTTTGATACTATTTTGTGGTCGTTCAAGCTCAAAGAAGTTGCATATATGCAGAGCATTCAAATCTCAAGGAGATTAAAATACCTAAAATGAAATCTCCATCTTTGTTTATACAGTGAAGACATGTCATGAACTTGGAAATGATTTGTGTAGCATTTGGAAGACTTGTCAGTAAAAGAAAACTTATTGAATTCTACAAACAAGTAAAATATAAGTCTGACAAACGATGTGTTCATATAGTAGACTACAATGAACATTGTACCCTGATCATGGAGTTGTACTGGCCCTATTTTTCCCTAAACGAATGTCATGAGTGTTCTCTAGTTATTTTTTCCATACTGTCTACGAGCTTCGCTGGATACAAATTTGCTAGCACATTTCTGTTGTTAATGGAATGTTAGTAACGATACAATTTTAATGAGGGTACAGAGACACAAAAAATCTTGGATTTAAATACGCAAATTCTTGAAATTGTAAAGTTATTAAAGCTGACAAGACATTTGCCCTTCAAAATAGAGGCATAGAATACAAAAGCAGTTCAAAGCGTCATGAATTTGAACTTATTTCTTAAGTCTTAGGTCTTTACACTTAAGG
The sequence above is drawn from the Chiloscyllium punctatum isolate Juve2018m chromosome 7, sChiPun1.3, whole genome shotgun sequence genome and encodes:
- the prpf38b gene encoding pre-mRNA-splicing factor 38B isoform X3 — its product is MCELDVKAGGGCVMTIGEMIRSFLTKLEWFSTLFPRIPVPVQKNLDQYLKTRPRKIAKKDGKDSMEEPERLSERRHSRSPRRSLTPRKSPRRSRSRSRHREGHGSFGFDKELERERERQKREREQIKDRERSEKDRHKSRSTDRGLDRRRSRSRDHHRSRSRDKRSTKKDREREKENERSRRRDKDYEKDKERVSDRDRDRNVEKDSERSRDRDKRSQSKTEDRKRKEEKREKDEKRHKDDKKDSKKDKRHSRSRSREKRHRSNSPGRGHVSKRSRSKSKEKSKHRNEHKEKSNKRSISRERTDENNGERIKKQRSHSKEKAHKRSQSKERSHKQGHSDGKDHSSKLSRRSLSTERENKSNAEGLLQGNTTDND
- the prpf38b gene encoding pre-mRNA-splicing factor 38B isoform X1 → MANKTAIGNHQQQQQQAGGSVKPASSIKQGNVLPLWGNEKTMNLNPLILTNILSSPYFKVQLYELKTYHEVVDEIYFKVTHIEPWEKGSRKTAGQTGMCGGVRGVGTGGIVSTAFCLLYKLFTLKLTRKQVMGLITHTDSPYIRGLGFMYIRYTQPPADLWDWYEPFLDDEEELDVKAGGGCVMTIGEMIRSFLTKLEWFSTLFPRIPVPVQKNLDQYLKTRPRKIAKKDGKDSMEEPERLSERRHSRSPRRSLTPRKSPRRSRSRSRHREGHGSFGFDKELERERERQKREREQIKDRERSEKDRHKSRSTDRGLDRRRSRSRDHHRSRSRDKRSTKKDREREKENERSRRRDKDYEKDKERVSDRDRDRNVEKDSERSRDRDKRSQSKTEDRKRKEEKREKDEKRHKDDKKDSKKDKRHSRSRSREKRHRSNSPGRGHVSKRSRSKSKEKSKHRNEHKEKSNKRSISRERTDENNGERIKKQRSHSKEKAHKRSQSKERSHKQGHSDGKDHSSKLSRRSLSTERENKSNAEGLLQGNTTDND
- the prpf38b gene encoding pre-mRNA-splicing factor 38B isoform X4 gives rise to the protein MTIGEMIRSFLTKLEWFSTLFPRIPVPVQKNLDQYLKTRPRKIAKKDGKDSMEEPERLSERRHSRSPRRSLTPRKSPRRSRSRSRHREGHGSFGFDKELERERERQKREREQIKDRERSEKDRHKSRSTDRGLDRRRSRSRDHHRSRSRDKRSTKKDREREKENERSRRRDKDYEKDKERVSDRDRDRNVEKDSERSRDRDKRSQSKTEDRKRKEEKREKDEKRHKDDKKDSKKDKRHSRSRSREKRHRSNSPGRGHVSKRSRSKSKEKSKHRNEHKEKSNKRSISRERTDENNGERIKKQRSHSKEKAHKRSQSKERSHKQGHSDGKDHSSKLSRRSLSTERENKSNAEGLLQGNTTDND
- the prpf38b gene encoding pre-mRNA-splicing factor 38B isoform X2 is translated as MGLITHTDSPYIRGLGFMYIRYTQPPADLWDWYEPFLDDEEELDVKAGGGCVMTIGEMIRSFLTKLEWFSTLFPRIPVPVQKNLDQYLKTRPRKIAKKDGKDSMEEPERLSERRHSRSPRRSLTPRKSPRRSRSRSRHREGHGSFGFDKELERERERQKREREQIKDRERSEKDRHKSRSTDRGLDRRRSRSRDHHRSRSRDKRSTKKDREREKENERSRRRDKDYEKDKERVSDRDRDRNVEKDSERSRDRDKRSQSKTEDRKRKEEKREKDEKRHKDDKKDSKKDKRHSRSRSREKRHRSNSPGRGHVSKRSRSKSKEKSKHRNEHKEKSNKRSISRERTDENNGERIKKQRSHSKEKAHKRSQSKERSHKQGHSDGKDHSSKLSRRSLSTERENKSNAEGLLQGNTTDND